In Micromonospora sp. WMMD980, the following are encoded in one genomic region:
- a CDS encoding DUF6232 family protein, which produces MTLYYRDDAVQVTSQAIHAGGQVVPLADVTFVWHARGRTTAAVRGRVLGRGVLVLLLSLPPLVALVCVLSLAWAAQDRGDWKLALIIVAASVVVGLALTPFLEVPLGWLDRSYERGNRVHELWVQVHGRETMLVRTPDALRFGQIYRAVQRAVEQQGDRR; this is translated from the coding sequence ATGACCCTCTATTACCGGGACGACGCGGTACAGGTCACCTCGCAGGCCATCCACGCCGGTGGGCAGGTCGTGCCGCTCGCCGACGTCACCTTCGTCTGGCACGCCCGGGGACGGACCACCGCGGCGGTACGGGGCCGGGTGCTCGGTCGGGGCGTGCTGGTCCTGCTGCTGTCGCTGCCGCCGCTGGTGGCGCTGGTCTGCGTGCTCTCGCTGGCCTGGGCGGCCCAGGACCGGGGCGACTGGAAGCTGGCCCTGATCATCGTGGCCGCGTCCGTGGTGGTCGGGCTGGCGCTCACCCCGTTCCTGGAGGTGCCGCTCGGCTGGCTGGACCGCTCCTACGAGCGCGGCAACCGGGTGCACGAGCTGTGGGTCCAGGTGCACGGGCGGGAGACGATGCTCGTCCGCACGCCCGACGCGCTACGGTTCGGGCAGATCTACCGGGCCGTGCAACGCGCCGTGGAACAGCAGGGAGACCGACGATGA
- a CDS encoding ROK family transcriptional regulator: MSATRLPGTPRLLRALNDRAALELLLERGPLTRARIGELTGLSKVTASQLVERLEERGLVARVGEQAGGRGPNAQLYAVRPSSAYVVGVDVGAERVVAACADITGTVAGRVEQSTRDTDDPVGVVHNAVVQAASSAGAELSAVRRVVLGTPGLVDPQTGDITFAFNLPRWHSGLLAALREDLDTPVVFENDVNLAAVAEAQSGAARDTADFVLVWVDAGVGLAIMLGGRLHHGSSGAAGEIGYLPVPGVPIPRDVSRRAKPAFQQLAGADAVRAVAAEHGFATADAAEQGVAAARAAEAVDAAIAAGDAGGPVLDELARRLALGVASTCVVLDPPLVVLAGAVGRAGGAALAERVQREVAAITLVRPRVVSTGLTEEPILRGALRTALDAVRDEVFGSTVG; the protein is encoded by the coding sequence ATGAGTGCGACCCGGTTGCCCGGCACCCCCCGACTCCTGCGGGCGCTCAACGACCGCGCGGCGCTGGAGCTGCTGCTCGAGCGCGGGCCGTTGACCCGGGCCCGGATCGGCGAGCTGACCGGGCTGTCCAAGGTGACCGCGTCGCAGCTCGTCGAGCGGCTGGAGGAGCGCGGCCTGGTCGCCCGGGTCGGCGAGCAGGCCGGCGGGCGGGGCCCGAACGCCCAGCTCTACGCGGTGCGCCCGAGCAGCGCGTACGTGGTCGGTGTGGACGTCGGCGCGGAGCGCGTGGTGGCCGCCTGCGCCGACATCACCGGCACGGTCGCCGGCCGGGTCGAGCAGTCCACCCGGGACACCGACGACCCGGTGGGGGTGGTGCACAACGCCGTGGTGCAGGCCGCCAGCAGTGCCGGGGCGGAGCTGTCCGCGGTCCGGCGGGTGGTGCTCGGCACGCCCGGCCTGGTCGATCCGCAGACCGGCGACATCACGTTCGCGTTCAACCTGCCGCGCTGGCACAGCGGCCTGCTCGCCGCGCTCCGCGAGGACCTGGACACCCCGGTCGTCTTCGAGAACGACGTGAACCTGGCGGCGGTCGCCGAGGCGCAGTCGGGCGCGGCCCGCGACACCGCCGACTTCGTGCTGGTCTGGGTGGACGCCGGGGTCGGCCTGGCGATAATGCTGGGCGGCCGGTTGCACCACGGCAGCAGCGGCGCGGCCGGCGAGATCGGTTACCTGCCGGTGCCCGGTGTGCCCATCCCGCGCGACGTGTCCCGGCGCGCCAAGCCGGCGTTCCAGCAGCTCGCCGGTGCCGACGCGGTCCGTGCGGTGGCGGCCGAGCACGGCTTCGCCACGGCGGACGCGGCCGAACAGGGCGTCGCGGCGGCCCGGGCCGCCGAGGCGGTCGACGCGGCAATCGCGGCGGGGGATGCCGGTGGCCCGGTGCTGGACGAGCTGGCCCGCCGGTTGGCGCTCGGTGTGGCGAGCACCTGCGTGGTGCTCGACCCTCCGCTCGTGGTGCTCGCCGGCGCGGTCGGTCGGGCGGGCGGGGCCGCGCTGGCCGAGCGGGTGCAGCGCGAGGTGGCCGCGATCACGCTGGTCCGGCCCCGGGTGGTGAGCACCGGGCTGACCGAGGAACCGATCCTGCGCGGCGCGCTGCGTACCGCGCTCGACGCGGTCCGTGACGAGGTGTTCGGCTCGACGGTCGGCTGA
- a CDS encoding ribokinase, producing the protein MSQTRIAVVGSANMDLVGTAAALPRPGETVLGTDFVMLPGGKGANQAVAAVRAGASCVFLGAIGSDAFGVTLRARITAADVDTGHLRVAYGPSGVALVMVGGAGENAILVTPGANEAFVAPTEAELAAVREADVLVAQLEVPVETVTEAALAARSAGTRVVLNAAPARSLPAELLAATDLLVVNEPEAQALTGRGRGEPAALLDLVPRAVLTLGGDGAWYVDRDRPAVHVPAVPVDVVDSTAAGDAFTAALAVAWGEGRDLTEAVRWASAAGAACVRKLGASVALPHRTEIDALFARG; encoded by the coding sequence ATGTCGCAGACCCGGATCGCCGTCGTCGGCAGCGCCAACATGGATCTGGTCGGGACCGCCGCCGCGCTGCCCCGGCCGGGTGAGACGGTGCTCGGCACCGACTTCGTCATGCTCCCCGGCGGCAAGGGCGCCAACCAGGCGGTCGCCGCGGTACGCGCCGGCGCGTCCTGCGTCTTCCTCGGCGCGATCGGCTCGGACGCGTTCGGTGTCACCCTCCGGGCCCGGATCACCGCCGCCGACGTGGACACCGGCCACCTCCGGGTCGCCTACGGTCCGTCCGGCGTCGCCCTGGTGATGGTCGGCGGCGCGGGGGAGAACGCCATCCTGGTCACCCCCGGCGCGAACGAGGCGTTCGTCGCGCCGACCGAGGCCGAGCTGGCCGCCGTACGCGAGGCGGACGTGCTCGTCGCGCAGCTGGAGGTGCCGGTCGAGACGGTGACCGAGGCGGCGCTGGCGGCCCGGTCGGCGGGCACCCGGGTGGTGCTCAACGCGGCGCCGGCCCGGTCGCTGCCGGCCGAACTGCTCGCCGCGACCGACCTGCTGGTGGTCAACGAGCCGGAGGCGCAGGCGCTGACCGGCCGCGGCCGGGGCGAGCCGGCGGCGCTGCTCGACCTGGTGCCCCGGGCGGTGCTCACGCTCGGCGGCGACGGCGCCTGGTACGTCGACCGGGACCGGCCGGCGGTGCACGTGCCGGCGGTTCCGGTGGACGTGGTCGACTCCACCGCCGCCGGGGACGCTTTCACCGCCGCGCTCGCGGTGGCCTGGGGGGAGGGCCGCGACCTGACCGAGGCGGTGCGCTGGGCCTCGGCGGCCGGGGCGGCCTGCGTCCGCAAGCTGGGCGCCTCGGTGGCGCTGCCGCACCGCACCGAGATCGACGCGCTGTTCGCCCGCGGTTGA
- a CDS encoding ATP-binding cassette domain-containing protein codes for MSAVIEIAGLRKTFHTLRRGRRVAVDDFHMLVEAGQVHGFLGPNGSGKTTTLRALLGLVRPDSGWMHVLGARSPERLPDVAGRVGAIVESPQFFGNFTAHRTLRLLAVAGGVPTSRVDEVLEQVGLRDRGDERVKGYSLGMKQRLAVASALLKRPELLILDEPANGLDPAGIREMRDLTRSLAAAGVTVLLSSHILAEIQLICDHVTIVSRGRRVAYGPVDEVLAGFDQHQWQVRVAEPERAAQLLGRAGLSVTGHAEHLVVTGVEDPETISRTLGEQGLWVRELIPLRPDLESVFLELTGGHEPVAVPRQVDGAPPHDGVIDLDVSDGRAVDA; via the coding sequence ATGAGCGCGGTCATCGAGATCGCCGGTCTCCGCAAGACGTTCCACACCTTGCGTCGGGGGCGCCGCGTCGCCGTCGACGACTTCCACATGTTGGTCGAGGCGGGTCAGGTGCACGGCTTCCTCGGGCCGAACGGCTCGGGAAAGACGACCACGCTCCGGGCGCTGCTCGGGCTGGTCCGGCCGGATTCCGGCTGGATGCACGTGCTGGGCGCCCGGTCACCGGAGCGGCTGCCCGACGTGGCCGGGCGGGTCGGCGCGATCGTGGAGAGCCCGCAGTTCTTCGGCAACTTCACCGCGCACCGGACGCTGCGGCTGCTGGCCGTGGCCGGCGGCGTGCCCACCAGCCGGGTGGACGAGGTGCTGGAGCAGGTCGGCCTGCGGGACCGGGGCGACGAGCGGGTGAAGGGTTACTCGCTGGGCATGAAGCAGCGTTTGGCGGTCGCCTCAGCCCTGCTCAAACGCCCGGAGCTGCTGATCCTCGACGAGCCGGCGAACGGGCTCGACCCGGCCGGCATCCGGGAGATGCGCGACCTCACCAGGTCGCTCGCCGCCGCCGGGGTGACGGTGTTGCTCTCCAGCCACATCCTCGCCGAGATCCAGCTGATCTGCGACCACGTGACGATCGTCAGCCGCGGCCGGCGGGTCGCGTACGGGCCGGTGGACGAGGTGCTGGCCGGCTTCGACCAGCACCAGTGGCAGGTGCGGGTGGCCGAGCCGGAGCGGGCCGCGCAGTTGCTGGGCCGCGCCGGCCTGTCGGTGACCGGGCACGCCGAGCACCTGGTGGTGACCGGTGTGGAGGACCCCGAGACGATCAGCCGCACGCTCGGCGAGCAGGGCCTGTGGGTGCGTGAGCTGATCCCGCTCCGGCCCGACCTGGAGAGCGTCTTCCTGGAGTTGACCGGCGGCCACGAGCCGGTGGCGGTGCCGCGCCAGGTGGACGGCGCACCGCCGCACGACGGCGTGATCGATCTGGACGTCTCCGACGGCCGGGCGGTGGACGCGTGA
- a CDS encoding alpha/beta fold hydrolase: protein MPAPGPAPRRILVFGAIALLAAVLGTLLLVRADAGLSTRRATVAGVPLTEVRQAGPGGERRPGVVIAHGFAGSARLMRPLADSVARHGAVAVLLDFAGHGANPSRLPGAGRDDELARAVLSHDLDVALAWLRSRPGVDGDRIVLVGHSMGAGAVTRYAVAHPEIARTVAVSLPDAGDVPAGWAGDLTLVVGGLEFPDFRRAAEEAARGGPPGARERVVAPGTEHISVLFAPRTHDAVVAALPGRPGGPAPAPLTRPAAAALLLLGLGFGFVPLADLLPRRRPVIAAGPRSSAGKPADAADGPPSRPGSWLAVALPAVGLGAALTAPLPTARLPLAVGGYVAVFLLLAGVLLAGAQLLFRLGRPPAGETVRPARAAVVAVALLGYAALAVALPLHLGFTSAAPVGARWWLLPLVALCCLVFLLGAELVAAGRGGRYAAIGGIAVAVLAGAAVSGLAPGFVLLVVPLFAALMAWQAAWAGVLRRRGAPWWLPAAVGAVLLAWPVATTLPLA, encoded by the coding sequence ATGCCCGCCCCCGGCCCGGCCCCCCGGCGAATCCTGGTGTTCGGCGCGATCGCCCTGCTCGCCGCCGTGCTCGGCACCCTGCTGCTGGTCCGCGCGGACGCCGGACTGAGCACCCGGCGGGCGACCGTCGCCGGGGTGCCGCTCACCGAGGTACGCCAGGCCGGACCGGGCGGCGAGCGGCGACCGGGGGTGGTGATCGCGCACGGTTTCGCCGGCTCCGCCCGGCTGATGCGTCCGCTGGCCGACTCGGTGGCCCGGCACGGCGCGGTCGCGGTGCTGCTCGACTTCGCCGGGCACGGCGCGAACCCGTCCCGGCTGCCCGGGGCGGGCCGGGACGACGAGCTGGCCCGCGCGGTCCTCTCGCACGACCTGGACGTGGCGCTGGCCTGGCTGCGGAGCCGGCCCGGCGTCGACGGGGACCGGATCGTCCTGGTCGGGCACTCGATGGGCGCCGGGGCGGTCACCCGCTACGCGGTGGCCCACCCGGAGATCGCCCGGACCGTGGCCGTGTCGCTGCCCGACGCGGGCGACGTGCCGGCCGGCTGGGCGGGGGACCTGACGCTCGTGGTGGGCGGGTTGGAGTTCCCCGACTTCCGGCGGGCCGCCGAGGAGGCGGCGCGCGGCGGGCCACCGGGGGCGCGGGAGCGGGTGGTGGCGCCGGGCACCGAGCACATTTCGGTGCTGTTCGCACCGCGTACCCACGACGCGGTGGTCGCCGCCCTCCCGGGGCGGCCCGGCGGTCCGGCGCCCGCCCCGCTGACCCGCCCGGCCGCCGCGGCACTGCTGCTGCTCGGGTTGGGGTTCGGCTTCGTGCCGCTGGCCGATCTGCTGCCGCGTCGCCGGCCGGTGATCGCCGCCGGGCCCCGGTCGTCGGCCGGCAAGCCCGCGGACGCGGCCGACGGGCCGCCTTCCCGGCCGGGGTCGTGGCTCGCGGTGGCGCTGCCGGCGGTCGGGCTCGGCGCGGCGTTGACCGCCCCGCTGCCGACCGCCCGGCTGCCGCTCGCGGTCGGCGGGTACGTGGCCGTGTTCCTGCTGCTCGCCGGCGTGCTGCTGGCCGGCGCCCAGCTGTTGTTCCGGCTGGGTCGACCACCGGCCGGGGAGACCGTCCGTCCGGCGCGGGCCGCCGTGGTGGCGGTGGCGCTCCTCGGGTACGCGGCGCTCGCCGTCGCGCTGCCGCTGCACCTCGGGTTCACCTCCGCCGCGCCGGTCGGGGCCCGTTGGTGGCTGCTGCCCCTGGTGGCGCTCTGCTGCCTGGTCTTCCTGCTCGGTGCCGAACTGGTCGCCGCGGGCCGGGGTGGGCGGTACGCGGCGATCGGCGGGATCGCCGTGGCGGTCCTGGCCGGGGCGGCGGTGTCCGGCCTGGCGCCCGGGTTCGTGCTGCTGGTGGTGCCGCTCTTCGCGGCGCTGATGGCCTGGCAGGCGGCCTGGGCGGGGGTGTTGCGCCGGCGGGGCGCGCCGTGGTGGCTGCCGGCGGCGGTCGGCGCGGTGCTGCTCGCCTGGCCGGTCGCCACCACGTTGCCGCTGGCCTGA
- a CDS encoding nuclear transport factor 2 family protein → MADRTEQARNIEVVRRYLRTFVTKDLAELAEVVDEDVEIYGSGTAVRGRRYPEAAVSSPGLTVLDQQIVEIFAAGDRVVVSMAQTYRRDATGATTVQSACKMYRLAGGRIVQFWGEQDTYGLLRGLGLLPDEPITF, encoded by the coding sequence ATGGCCGACCGGACCGAACAGGCGCGCAACATCGAGGTGGTCCGGCGGTACCTGCGGACCTTCGTCACCAAGGACCTGGCCGAGTTGGCCGAGGTGGTGGACGAGGACGTCGAGATCTACGGCTCCGGCACGGCGGTACGCGGCCGGCGCTATCCGGAGGCGGCCGTCTCCTCGCCCGGGTTGACCGTGCTCGACCAGCAGATCGTGGAGATCTTCGCGGCCGGTGACCGGGTGGTGGTGTCGATGGCGCAGACCTACCGGCGGGACGCGACCGGGGCGACCACGGTGCAGAGCGCGTGCAAGATGTACCGGCTGGCCGGTGGCCGGATCGTGCAGTTCTGGGGCGAGCAGGACACCTACGGCCTGCTGCGCGGGCTGGGCCTGCTGCCCGACGAGCCGATCACGTTCTGA
- a CDS encoding ABC transporter permease subunit: protein MNLVRAELERLAARRFVQLMVVLLAVAFAVTVVTTLGGSHRPTAIELSRAQTQAAQEVQRLELAHDRCVQIKAGTVTPDENDYVPRDCAQIDPARSEQLPTASDYLSGVFVFAKEAGPLLYFLIAFLALFGFLVGASYIGADLNSGGVVNLLLWRPRRPTVFVAKLGTLLGGVLALSVLASVAYLSAFWLIGQASGLTGRMGGEFWASLGATWVRGLLLVLFAAALGFAVATLGRHTSAALGTVAAYLVVWELGARLVFQILRVVRPDRFMLSSYLGAWLAGEVRFWDDSACGAGISGFCDGSYALGWPSGLVVLVALTGALVAAAFVVFRRRDLI from the coding sequence GTGAACCTGGTCCGTGCCGAGCTGGAGCGGTTGGCCGCCCGGCGCTTCGTGCAGCTCATGGTGGTGTTGTTGGCGGTGGCCTTCGCGGTGACCGTGGTGACCACGCTCGGCGGTTCGCACCGGCCGACCGCGATCGAGCTGAGCCGGGCCCAGACCCAGGCCGCGCAGGAGGTCCAGCGGCTGGAGCTGGCGCACGACCGCTGCGTGCAGATCAAGGCGGGAACGGTCACCCCGGACGAGAACGACTACGTGCCGCGCGACTGCGCCCAGATCGACCCGGCCCGGTCGGAGCAGCTGCCGACCGCGTCCGACTATCTGAGCGGCGTCTTCGTCTTCGCCAAGGAGGCCGGGCCGCTGCTCTACTTCCTGATCGCGTTCCTGGCGCTGTTCGGGTTCCTGGTCGGCGCCTCCTACATCGGGGCGGACCTGAACTCGGGCGGGGTGGTCAACCTGCTGCTGTGGCGGCCGCGCCGGCCGACCGTGTTCGTCGCGAAGCTCGGCACGCTGTTGGGCGGCGTGCTGGCGCTCTCCGTGCTGGCGTCGGTGGCCTATCTGAGCGCGTTCTGGTTGATCGGTCAGGCCTCCGGGCTGACCGGCCGGATGGGTGGCGAGTTCTGGGCGTCGCTCGGCGCGACCTGGGTGCGCGGTCTGCTGCTCGTGCTGTTCGCCGCGGCGCTCGGGTTCGCCGTGGCCACGCTGGGCCGGCACACCTCGGCGGCGCTGGGCACGGTGGCCGCCTACCTGGTGGTGTGGGAGCTGGGCGCGCGGCTGGTGTTCCAGATCCTCCGGGTCGTCCGGCCGGACCGGTTCATGCTCTCCAGCTATCTGGGGGCGTGGCTCGCCGGTGAGGTGCGGTTCTGGGACGACAGCGCCTGCGGGGCCGGGATCTCCGGGTTCTGCGACGGTTCCTACGCGCTCGGCTGGCCGTCGGGGCTGGTGGTCCTGGTGGCGCTGACCGGCGCGCTGGTGGCGGCCGCGTTCGTGGTGTTCCGCCGCCGTGACCTGATCTGA
- a CDS encoding DUF6232 family protein, with the protein MTTYYDDRSVRVTSTALRVDDRSYPLAELTMVWHRRGSRSWRVLAGRGAIGAALAGPLVAALLGVALAVWLHRSLTVTIAIVGASVLVGLAVGPLADVLFEHLDRSYVQGSRELEMWATWRGRPVRLLSTGDALRFGQIYRAVQRAIERAPAAGPAQNVIGSSGSRPSPRSRP; encoded by the coding sequence ATGACCACCTACTACGACGACCGGTCGGTCCGGGTCACCTCCACCGCCCTGCGGGTCGACGACCGCAGCTATCCGCTGGCCGAGCTGACCATGGTGTGGCACCGGCGGGGCAGCCGCTCCTGGCGGGTGCTCGCCGGCCGCGGCGCGATCGGCGCCGCGCTCGCCGGGCCGCTGGTGGCCGCGCTGCTGGGCGTCGCGCTCGCGGTCTGGCTGCACCGCTCGCTCACCGTCACCATCGCCATCGTCGGCGCGTCCGTGCTGGTCGGCCTCGCCGTCGGGCCGCTCGCCGACGTGCTCTTCGAGCACCTGGACCGCTCCTACGTGCAGGGCAGCCGGGAACTGGAGATGTGGGCGACCTGGCGGGGCCGGCCGGTGCGGCTGCTCAGCACCGGCGACGCGCTGCGCTTCGGTCAGATCTACCGCGCGGTGCAGCGGGCCATCGAGCGGGCGCCCGCCGCCGGGCCGGCTCAGAACGTGATCGGCTCGTCGGGCAGCAGGCCCAGCCCGCGCAGCAGGCCGTAG
- a CDS encoding glycoside hydrolase family 3 N-terminal domain-containing protein, giving the protein MGLDPGLRRLALGTLLAAYAGPVPPDWAVDLLADGLAGHTLFGTNVHDPAQLAASTAALRAGRPDVILAIDEEGGDVTRLAHATGSPYPGNAALGAVDDPDLTRAVYAAIGGELAAVGLTLDLAPTVDVNTADENPVIGTRSFGADPKRVAAHSAAAVAGLQAAGVAACAKHFPGHGATVADSHHELPTVDVPPAVLRERDLPPFAAVIDAGVRAVMTAHIRVPALTGDGPATFSRAVLHDLLRVEYGFTGTVITDALEMKGAALAAGGVGPAAVRALAAGADLLCIGARVDADLVELVAAEIVTALGDGRLARARVEEAAGRTAALAGWTGPVDAPPPAADDLGYAAALRAVHVEGDLPGPAAALVVQVHAPSTVAEGRVPWGLGPHLAGGVEQARAVAGETDPAELRRLAGQRPVVLVGRHLHRLPGARELVEALAATHPVTVVEMGWPGDWRPAGARAFVATYGASHANGRAAARALGLTG; this is encoded by the coding sequence GTGGGGCTGGATCCAGGACTCCGCCGACTCGCGCTGGGCACGTTGCTGGCCGCGTACGCCGGCCCGGTTCCGCCGGACTGGGCGGTCGACCTGCTCGCCGACGGGCTGGCCGGGCACACCCTGTTCGGCACCAACGTGCACGACCCGGCCCAACTGGCGGCGTCCACCGCCGCGCTGCGCGCCGGTCGCCCGGACGTGATCCTGGCGATCGACGAGGAGGGCGGTGACGTCACCCGGCTGGCCCACGCCACCGGCAGCCCGTACCCGGGCAACGCCGCGCTCGGCGCGGTCGACGACCCGGACCTCACCCGTGCGGTCTACGCGGCGATCGGCGGCGAGCTGGCCGCGGTCGGTCTCACCCTCGACCTGGCGCCCACCGTCGACGTGAACACCGCCGACGAGAATCCGGTGATCGGCACCCGCTCCTTCGGCGCGGACCCGAAGCGGGTCGCGGCGCACTCGGCCGCCGCGGTCGCCGGCCTCCAGGCGGCCGGCGTGGCCGCCTGCGCGAAGCACTTCCCCGGCCACGGCGCGACCGTCGCCGACTCGCACCACGAGCTGCCCACCGTCGACGTGCCGCCGGCCGTGCTGCGGGAGCGCGACCTGCCGCCGTTCGCCGCGGTGATCGACGCCGGGGTGCGCGCGGTGATGACCGCGCACATCCGGGTGCCGGCGCTGACCGGCGACGGTCCGGCGACGTTCAGCCGGGCGGTCCTGCACGACCTGCTGCGCGTCGAGTACGGCTTCACCGGCACGGTGATCACCGACGCGCTGGAGATGAAGGGCGCCGCGCTGGCCGCCGGCGGGGTGGGCCCGGCCGCGGTACGCGCGCTCGCCGCCGGCGCCGACCTGCTCTGCATCGGCGCCCGGGTCGACGCCGACCTGGTGGAGCTGGTCGCCGCGGAGATCGTCACCGCGTTGGGTGACGGCCGGCTGGCGCGCGCCCGGGTGGAGGAGGCCGCCGGCCGGACCGCCGCGCTGGCCGGCTGGACCGGGCCGGTCGACGCCCCGCCGCCGGCCGCCGACGACCTCGGCTACGCCGCCGCGCTGCGGGCCGTGCACGTGGAGGGCGACCTGCCCGGCCCGGCCGCCGCGCTCGTGGTGCAGGTGCACGCCCCGTCCACCGTCGCCGAGGGCCGGGTGCCGTGGGGATTGGGCCCGCACCTGGCCGGCGGGGTCGAGCAGGCCCGCGCGGTGGCCGGCGAGACCGACCCGGCCGAGCTGCGCCGGCTCGCCGGGCAACGACCGGTGGTGCTGGTGGGGCGGCACCTGCACCGGCTGCCCGGGGCCCGGGAACTGGTCGAGGCGCTGGCCGCCACGCATCCGGTGACGGTGGTCGAGATGGGGTGGCCGGGTGATTGGCGGCCGGCCGGGGCCCGGGCGTTCGTCGCCACCTACGGGGCCAGCCACGCCAACGGTCGTGCGGCGGCACGGGCACTCGGCCTGACCGGCTGA
- a CDS encoding ABC transporter ATP-binding protein: MTGDLIPGAAGAPAPSTVDADLVVSLDGVGVKRSGTSLVHDVDWRVELDERWVLLGPNGAGKTTLLNLAAGRLHPSHGIAHVLGERIGRTDVNELRTRIGLSTATLAERIPAEERVTDVVVTAAWSVVGRWRESYDRTDEARAAALLGQLGVGHLADRAYGTLSEGERKRVQIARALMTDPELLLLDEPAAGLDLGGREDLVARLAELAYDPDAPAMVLVTHHVEEIPPGFTHALLLREGGVVAQGLLADVLTADNLSKTFGLPLLVSRAGDRWTARAA; the protein is encoded by the coding sequence GTGACTGGTGACCTGATCCCCGGCGCCGCCGGCGCCCCCGCCCCCTCGACCGTGGACGCGGATCTGGTGGTCAGCCTCGACGGGGTCGGCGTCAAGCGCTCCGGCACCTCGCTGGTGCACGACGTCGACTGGCGGGTCGAGCTGGACGAACGGTGGGTGCTGCTCGGCCCGAACGGCGCCGGCAAGACCACCCTGCTCAACCTGGCCGCCGGCCGGCTGCACCCGAGCCACGGCATCGCCCACGTGCTCGGCGAGCGCATCGGCCGCACCGACGTCAACGAGCTGCGTACCCGGATCGGCCTCTCCACCGCCACCCTCGCCGAGCGGATCCCCGCCGAGGAGCGCGTCACCGACGTGGTGGTGACCGCCGCCTGGTCGGTGGTCGGCCGCTGGCGGGAGAGCTACGACCGCACCGACGAGGCGCGCGCCGCCGCGCTGCTCGGCCAGCTCGGCGTCGGCCACCTCGCCGACCGCGCCTACGGCACGCTCTCCGAGGGCGAGCGCAAGCGGGTGCAGATCGCGCGGGCCCTGATGACCGACCCGGAGCTGCTGCTGCTCGACGAGCCCGCCGCCGGGCTCGACCTGGGCGGTCGGGAGGACCTGGTCGCCCGGCTCGCCGAGCTGGCGTACGACCCGGACGCCCCGGCCATGGTGCTGGTCACCCACCACGTGGAGGAGATCCCACCGGGCTTCACCCACGCGCTGCTGCTGCGCGAGGGCGGCGTGGTGGCGCAGGGTCTGCTCGCCGACGTGCTCACCGCCGACAACCTGTCCAAGACCTTCGGCCTGCCGCTGCTCGTCTCGCGCGCCGGCGACCGCTGGACCGCCCGGGCCGCCTGA